Proteins from a genomic interval of Mesobacillus sp. S13:
- the argB gene encoding acetylglutamate kinase, translated as MQAIGRKGADSLETVVIKCGGSVLKDLNDNFFNSLKELIEDGLYPVIVHGGGPAINSMLELLEIETKFKEGLRVTCEKTIEIVEMVLSGQTNRQLCSMLSMHDFHALGINGSDGRCLQAEFIDKQGLGFVGTITHVNTNLIMMAINNGYIPVITPIGITQDGSKLNINGDYAAASIAKALKAERCAFVTNVDGILIKGELVGEMSESQIESYISDGSIYGGMVPKVMSALSATKAGVDTVMIISGKKQFYKNNCWHGTAIATKEEVYE; from the coding sequence ATGCAAGCTATCGGACGTAAAGGAGCGGATTCATTGGAAACGGTGGTCATTAAATGTGGTGGAAGTGTTCTTAAGGACCTTAATGACAATTTCTTTAATAGTCTTAAAGAATTGATCGAGGACGGACTTTACCCTGTCATCGTTCACGGTGGAGGGCCAGCGATCAATTCGATGCTTGAGTTACTTGAAATCGAGACAAAATTCAAAGAGGGTCTACGTGTGACATGTGAAAAGACCATTGAAATCGTTGAAATGGTACTGTCTGGACAGACGAACCGGCAGCTTTGCAGCATGCTGTCGATGCATGATTTCCATGCTCTCGGCATCAATGGCAGTGATGGCCGATGCCTTCAAGCAGAGTTTATTGATAAGCAGGGTTTAGGATTCGTCGGAACCATTACCCATGTGAATACAAACTTGATTATGATGGCGATTAATAATGGCTATATCCCCGTGATTACTCCAATCGGAATCACTCAGGATGGCAGCAAGCTTAATATAAATGGTGATTATGCAGCAGCCTCGATTGCGAAAGCATTAAAGGCTGAACGCTGTGCATTTGTAACCAATGTGGACGGCATCCTGATAAAGGGAGAGCTGGTCGGCGAAATGTCGGAAAGTCAAATTGAAAGCTATATATCAGATGGGAGCATCTATGGAGGAATGGTTCCGAAGGTTATGTCTGCATTGTCAGCTACAAAGGCGGGAGTCGACACTGTCATGATTATTTCTGGCAAAAAGCAATTCTATAAAAATAACTGCTGGCACGGAACAGCGATTGCCACAAAAGAAGAGGTGTATGAATGA
- a CDS encoding undecaprenyl-diphosphate phosphatase: MENFYDLLKYIFLGLFQGITEPIPVSSSGHLEIAEHFFGLEIRGMSFALLVNTASLFAVLLIYRKDIMRLIVNGLAYLKNKDPEAKSDFMFIVYLIVGTIPAGVIGVLFGDFIEDNLASIKTVGFTLLVTGLALWLIRNLRGRKNDGDLSLKDAIIVGLAQAVALIPGISRSGATIVAAMALGMKQETALRYSFLLYIPVSVGGMILGFSDILTDPYLDELAVPYVFAFIASLIASYFSLKWFMNIMARGNLKYFAIYCFIVGPLVLIFS, encoded by the coding sequence ATGGAAAACTTTTATGACTTGCTTAAATACATATTTCTTGGTCTGTTCCAGGGAATAACTGAACCGATCCCTGTTTCATCAAGCGGACACCTTGAAATCGCAGAGCACTTTTTCGGGCTTGAAATTAGAGGAATGAGCTTTGCACTTTTAGTAAATACTGCTTCCTTATTCGCTGTTCTATTGATTTATCGTAAAGATATCATGCGATTAATTGTCAATGGACTTGCATATCTTAAGAACAAAGACCCAGAAGCGAAATCTGATTTTATGTTCATCGTTTATTTAATTGTTGGAACGATTCCTGCTGGTGTAATCGGGGTCCTGTTTGGGGATTTTATTGAGGATAACTTAGCTTCGATTAAGACTGTAGGTTTTACGCTGTTAGTTACAGGTTTGGCATTGTGGTTAATCCGTAACCTGAGGGGCCGGAAAAATGATGGAGACTTAAGCTTAAAGGATGCCATTATTGTCGGTTTAGCCCAAGCAGTAGCTCTTATCCCTGGAATTAGCCGTTCTGGAGCAACGATTGTCGCGGCGATGGCACTTGGTATGAAACAGGAAACCGCATTGCGTTATTCCTTCCTTTTATATATACCAGTCAGCGTCGGAGGCATGATCCTTGGATTTTCAGACATTTTAACAGATCCATACCTTGATGAACTGGCAGTACCATATGTTTTCGCATTCATCGCTTCTCTGATTGCCTCTTACTTCTCTTTAAAATGGTTCATGAATATCATGGCTCGTGGAAACTTGAAGTACTTTGCGATTTACTGCTTCATTGTAGGGCCACTTGTCCTCATCTTTTCTTAA
- the argJ gene encoding bifunctional ornithine acetyltransferase/N-acetylglutamate synthase, translated as MYQAMTDKKKIRIIHNGGILTPVGFQCGGVHAGLRYAKHDLGMIVSEKPASCAAVYTTSHFQAAPLVVTQESIAKEQVLQAIIVNSACANACTGEQGYQDALKMRSLAAEKFGIPEHHVAVASTGVIGEFMQMDKIQSGIGKLSVGKATEDARDFQTAILTTDTVMKSCCYSAEIDGVTISIGGAAKGSGMIHPNMATMLGFLTTDAKISSEHLTAALKEVTNTTFNQITVDGDTSTNDMVLVMANGTAGNQPLDPTHQDWAVFVELLKESCASLAKQIAKDGEGATKLIEISVSGAMSDEEARKIGKQIAGSNLVKTAVYGADANWGRIIGAIGQSGASVNPKNVDISLGEITMLKNSTPIAFDEDHAREYLMNEKVEIFVDLHLGEGKGMAWGCDLSYDYVKINASYRT; from the coding sequence ATGTACCAGGCAATGACCGATAAGAAAAAAATTAGAATCATCCATAATGGAGGCATTTTAACGCCAGTAGGGTTCCAGTGCGGTGGAGTACATGCAGGGCTGCGCTATGCCAAGCACGATTTGGGTATGATTGTAAGCGAGAAGCCGGCGAGTTGTGCCGCTGTCTACACGACGAGTCATTTCCAGGCGGCTCCATTGGTGGTTACACAGGAAAGCATAGCAAAGGAACAGGTACTCCAGGCAATCATTGTCAACAGTGCATGTGCGAATGCTTGTACCGGAGAACAAGGGTATCAGGATGCATTGAAAATGCGTTCTCTGGCAGCAGAAAAATTCGGGATTCCTGAACATCATGTCGCTGTAGCATCAACTGGTGTCATCGGTGAATTCATGCAAATGGATAAAATTCAGAGTGGTATCGGGAAGCTGTCAGTTGGAAAAGCAACTGAGGATGCAAGGGATTTCCAAACAGCGATTCTGACAACGGATACGGTAATGAAAAGCTGCTGTTACTCTGCTGAAATTGATGGGGTAACAATTAGTATAGGGGGAGCAGCGAAAGGATCAGGGATGATTCACCCTAATATGGCTACAATGCTTGGTTTCTTGACAACAGATGCAAAAATCTCAAGTGAACATCTTACTGCCGCGCTAAAAGAGGTAACGAACACAACCTTCAATCAAATCACAGTTGATGGAGATACATCTACGAACGATATGGTGCTTGTGATGGCAAATGGTACTGCGGGGAATCAACCGTTGGATCCAACCCATCAAGACTGGGCAGTTTTTGTAGAACTGTTAAAAGAAAGTTGTGCTAGTCTTGCGAAACAGATTGCAAAGGATGGTGAAGGGGCAACTAAGCTGATAGAAATCTCGGTATCTGGTGCAATGTCTGATGAAGAAGCGCGCAAGATAGGAAAACAGATTGCAGGCTCCAACCTCGTCAAGACAGCAGTTTACGGCGCAGATGCGAACTGGGGACGGATTATTGGGGCAATTGGCCAGAGTGGAGCATCCGTAAATCCCAAAAATGTTGATATTTCCCTTGGAGAAATTACTATGCTTAAAAATAGTACACCGATTGCATTTGATGAAGATCATGCGAGGGAATATCTGATGAATGAAAAGGTCGAAATATTCGTCGACCTCCATCTGGGAGAAGGGAAAGGAATGGCCTGGGGCTGCGATCTTTCCTATGATTATGTGAAAATAAATGCAAGCTATCGGACGTAA
- a CDS encoding carbamoyl phosphate synthase large subunit translates to MPKDNHIKSILVIGSGPIIIGQAAEFDYAGTQACIALKEEGYRVILVNNNPATVMTDHVFADAVYFEPMTVEGVEKVIQAEKPDGILGTLGGQAGLNLVFKLSEEGILKKYNVRVLGTSVASIKQGEDREAFRSLMHQLNEPVPESEIVQYVAEAVAFAEKIGFPLIIRPAYTLGGTGGGIAGTMEELVSLVTGGLSESPIHQCLVERSIAGYKEIEYEMMRDTAGTCISICNMENIDPVGIHTGDSIVVAPSQTLTDREYQMLRTSAVKIISALGIVGGCNIQFALDPKSKNYYLIEVNPRVSRSSALASKATGYPIARMAAKLAVGYNLAEIINPVTGNTFASYEPSLDYVVVKIPKWPFEQFPHIDRSLGTQMKATGEAMAIDRSFERAFIKAVRSLNIKMLDLKLPTIEGLTVDELYDLTGKQTDQRVFALLELMRRGEPIQLINEKTKIDLFFLNRFKSLTEIENQIAKLEIERISAAELRSLKEKGFSDAYLAKEWKVSEKQVRELRKKHGIAPVYKMVDTCAAEFESASNYFYSSYIGENEAKVENSKRKVLVIGSGPISIGQGIEFDYCSVHGVFALKEEGVETIMINNNPETVSTDFTISDRLYFEPLTEEDILNVIEMEGIEEVIVQLGGQTALNLAKGLEEAGIKLLGTSSATIDLFEDRDQFYQLLDKLKIPRVQGETAGDESELLAAVERLGYPVLIRPSYVIGGLNMVIIRNTEELKTALATANISYPILVDQYLEAAEAELDLASDGKHILIPAIIEHIEKTGVHSGDSFCIIPARSFTNETKQKMADYAKRLVNELKYKGLMNIQFIVKGHEVFLLEVNPRSSRTMPIVSKVAGVELVKKATKILLGKYNLSKDEVLLDSDAPYAVVKHPVFSNFALKGLDAKTGPQMISTGEGISIASTLEEALTKSFHSINGKAVHGAIAFADEKELLEAGKQAGDYHFIHIDEVKDPHKVAALYCPGESEKDLSLREWAVKNRKIVLTQKETLSALLKSATAKSWDVSSLDKWLAETREEVVAE, encoded by the coding sequence ATGCCTAAAGATAATCATATAAAGTCAATACTGGTAATCGGTTCAGGCCCGATCATCATCGGTCAGGCTGCTGAATTTGATTATGCAGGTACACAGGCCTGCATCGCCTTGAAAGAGGAAGGCTATCGGGTAATCCTTGTAAACAATAACCCAGCAACTGTCATGACGGATCATGTATTTGCAGATGCAGTCTACTTTGAACCAATGACTGTGGAAGGCGTGGAAAAAGTGATTCAGGCAGAAAAACCGGATGGGATTTTGGGGACTCTCGGCGGTCAGGCAGGCTTGAATCTGGTGTTTAAGCTCAGTGAAGAAGGAATTCTAAAAAAGTATAATGTGAGAGTGCTTGGCACCTCGGTTGCAAGCATCAAGCAAGGTGAGGATAGGGAAGCCTTCCGCAGTCTAATGCATCAGTTGAATGAACCGGTGCCGGAAAGTGAAATCGTGCAATATGTCGCAGAGGCGGTTGCGTTTGCTGAGAAGATTGGTTTTCCGCTGATTATAAGACCTGCTTACACTCTTGGAGGAACAGGCGGCGGCATTGCCGGGACAATGGAAGAATTGGTCTCCCTTGTAACAGGTGGGCTGAGTGAGAGCCCGATTCATCAATGTTTGGTCGAAAGAAGCATTGCCGGCTATAAAGAAATTGAATATGAAATGATGCGTGATACAGCGGGCACTTGTATCTCAATTTGTAATATGGAAAATATCGACCCGGTCGGCATCCATACAGGGGACTCGATCGTAGTGGCTCCCTCACAGACGCTTACTGACAGGGAATACCAGATGCTCAGGACATCCGCTGTTAAAATCATTTCAGCTCTTGGAATTGTTGGAGGCTGCAACATCCAGTTTGCACTCGACCCTAAAAGCAAAAATTACTATCTAATTGAAGTGAACCCGCGGGTCAGCCGGTCATCAGCGCTTGCTTCCAAAGCGACTGGATACCCGATCGCGCGTATGGCGGCAAAATTGGCAGTTGGATACAACCTTGCCGAAATCATCAACCCTGTTACAGGCAATACCTTTGCCAGCTATGAGCCATCGCTCGACTATGTAGTGGTGAAAATACCGAAATGGCCGTTTGAGCAATTCCCGCACATTGATAGGTCTTTAGGGACACAAATGAAGGCAACCGGAGAAGCGATGGCAATCGATCGAAGCTTTGAACGAGCGTTTATCAAAGCCGTCCGTTCACTGAACATAAAAATGCTTGATTTAAAGCTGCCGACAATTGAAGGCCTTACCGTCGATGAGCTATACGATTTAACAGGAAAGCAGACAGACCAGCGGGTTTTTGCATTGCTCGAACTGATGCGTCGGGGTGAGCCAATCCAGCTTATCAATGAAAAAACAAAAATAGATTTGTTTTTCCTAAACAGATTTAAATCATTGACAGAAATAGAGAATCAAATTGCAAAGCTTGAAATCGAAAGAATATCAGCTGCTGAGTTAAGGTCCCTGAAAGAGAAAGGCTTCAGTGATGCCTATTTGGCAAAGGAATGGAAGGTTAGTGAAAAGCAGGTAAGAGAGCTTCGTAAAAAGCACGGTATTGCACCTGTTTATAAGATGGTTGATACATGTGCGGCAGAATTTGAGTCAGCTTCGAATTATTTTTACTCAAGCTATATTGGTGAGAATGAAGCAAAAGTCGAAAACAGTAAACGAAAGGTACTCGTCATTGGCAGTGGTCCAATTAGTATTGGTCAGGGAATCGAGTTCGATTATTGTTCGGTTCATGGTGTTTTTGCCCTTAAAGAAGAGGGTGTTGAAACTATCATGATCAACAATAATCCCGAGACAGTCAGCACAGATTTTACGATATCAGATCGATTGTATTTCGAACCTTTAACAGAAGAAGACATCCTGAATGTGATTGAAATGGAGGGGATAGAGGAAGTCATTGTCCAGCTGGGAGGGCAGACTGCCTTGAATCTTGCCAAAGGTTTAGAAGAAGCTGGAATCAAGCTGCTGGGAACGAGTTCGGCAACCATTGATTTATTTGAAGACCGGGATCAATTTTATCAGTTGCTCGACAAGCTGAAGATTCCCCGCGTACAGGGTGAAACAGCCGGGGATGAGAGTGAACTGCTGGCTGCTGTTGAGAGGTTGGGATACCCCGTATTAATCAGGCCTTCCTACGTGATTGGCGGCTTGAATATGGTGATAATCCGAAACACTGAGGAACTTAAAACTGCTCTGGCAACAGCTAATATTTCATATCCCATACTGGTGGATCAATACCTTGAAGCAGCAGAGGCGGAACTTGACCTTGCATCCGATGGAAAGCATATCCTGATTCCCGCCATCATTGAGCACATAGAAAAGACAGGAGTCCATTCAGGGGACAGCTTTTGCATCATCCCGGCGCGTAGTTTCACAAACGAAACAAAGCAAAAGATGGCTGATTATGCAAAACGGCTTGTGAATGAATTGAAGTATAAGGGATTAATGAACATCCAATTCATTGTGAAGGGACATGAAGTGTTTTTACTTGAAGTTAATCCACGCTCAAGCAGAACAATGCCGATCGTCAGCAAGGTAGCAGGCGTTGAACTAGTCAAGAAAGCGACAAAAATATTGCTTGGGAAATATAATTTGTCGAAAGATGAAGTTTTGCTAGACTCCGATGCTCCATACGCAGTCGTAAAACACCCAGTTTTTTCGAATTTTGCATTGAAAGGACTGGACGCCAAGACCGGTCCGCAAATGATTTCAACTGGAGAAGGAATCAGCATTGCTTCGACACTTGAAGAGGCATTGACCAAGAGCTTCCATTCAATCAACGGGAAAGCTGTCCATGGAGCAATCGCCTTTGCAGATGAAAAAGAGCTCTTGGAAGCAGGGAAGCAGGCTGGTGACTATCATTTCATTCATATTGATGAAGTAAAGGATCCTCATAAGGTGGCAGCCTTGTATTGTCCGGGTGAATCAGAAAAAGATCTCTCTTTGAGAGAGTGGGCTGTCAAGAACCGGAAAATTGTATTGACCCAAAAGGAGACTTTATCTGCACTCTTAAAAAGTGCGACAGCAAAGAGTTGGGATGTAAGCTCCCTGGACAAATGGCTGGCAGAAACTAGAGAGGAAGTGGTGGCAGAATGA
- the argF gene encoding ornithine carbamoyltransferase: protein MTALQQLQIDLKGKDLLTLADLEPQEILTLLDKAITLKEKTLNKQFDQPLKGKILGMIFDKSSTRTRVSFEVGMIQLGGSALYLNGSDLQLGRGETVSDTAQVLSQYLDGIMIRTFSHKSVEDLAANAEIPVINGLTDLYHPCQALADLLTVYEKKGKLKGLKLAYIGDGNNVAHSLMIACTKVGMDVSIASPQGYFPNEEVTAQCKEFARQSGANLVITDSPEEAVDAADIIYTDVWTSMGQENENEQRLKDFSQFQVNGKLLELANEDYLFMHCLPAHRGEEVTAEVIDGAHSVVFEQAGNRLHAQKALLVEILKD from the coding sequence ATGACAGCATTACAGCAGCTTCAAATTGATCTAAAAGGAAAGGACCTATTAACCCTGGCTGATTTGGAACCACAGGAAATCCTTACTTTATTAGATAAGGCAATAACTTTAAAAGAAAAGACATTAAATAAACAATTTGACCAGCCACTCAAAGGCAAAATACTCGGAATGATTTTTGATAAATCCTCAACGCGTACGAGAGTATCATTTGAGGTAGGAATGATTCAGCTGGGCGGAAGTGCCCTTTACTTAAATGGCAGCGACCTTCAGCTCGGCCGCGGCGAGACTGTTTCGGATACAGCCCAGGTCCTTTCGCAATATCTTGACGGAATCATGATCAGAACATTCTCGCACAAGTCAGTTGAAGACCTTGCCGCCAATGCTGAAATTCCAGTCATCAACGGATTGACGGATTTGTACCATCCATGCCAGGCACTTGCAGACCTTTTGACAGTCTATGAAAAAAAGGGGAAGCTGAAAGGCCTCAAGCTTGCTTACATCGGTGATGGAAACAATGTCGCTCATTCCCTAATGATTGCCTGCACAAAAGTCGGAATGGATGTAAGTATTGCTTCCCCACAGGGATACTTCCCGAATGAGGAGGTAACAGCTCAATGTAAAGAATTTGCTAGGCAGAGTGGTGCAAATTTGGTCATTACAGATTCACCAGAAGAAGCCGTTGATGCGGCAGATATCATCTATACGGATGTGTGGACCAGCATGGGACAGGAAAACGAAAATGAGCAGAGACTCAAAGACTTTTCACAGTTCCAGGTAAATGGAAAATTACTTGAATTAGCTAATGAAGACTATTTGTTCATGCACTGTCTCCCCGCACACCGCGGTGAAGAAGTAACGGCAGAAGTGATTGACGGTGCGCACTCCGTCGTATTCGAACAAGCAGGAAACCGCCTCCATGCCCAGAAGGCATTACTTGTGGAGATATTGAAGGATTAA
- a CDS encoding carbamoyl phosphate synthase small subunit, translating into MKGYLHLADGKTFQGHLHGSLTEEGITGEIVFFTGMTGYQEVLTDPSYKNQIIVFTYPLIGNYGINEHDFESKKPHVAAVIVFEAAKTAYHYEAQHSFTEYLEKWDIPMLEHIDTRELVKSIRQNGTMPAKLSSERVCESTCDSMNGLKVQEVSSKAPETIGSGDTHIVLIDYGFKKSIADHLVKQNCLVTIVPYNYTFEQIAALKPDGVLLSNGPGDPKELFGQLQEIRKVIEHFPVLGICLGHQLAALALGGDTKKMLFGHRGANQPVYDMKSNRVFMSSQNHSYAVDQNSIGSTGLKIRFFNKNDQSIEGLYHEQWPLMTVQFHPEASPGPEDSVFIFGEFINTVKYRKRREVSYA; encoded by the coding sequence ATGAAAGGATATCTGCATCTGGCTGACGGCAAGACATTTCAAGGGCACTTGCATGGGTCGTTAACTGAAGAGGGAATTACTGGTGAAATCGTATTTTTTACAGGGATGACCGGTTATCAAGAAGTTCTCACTGATCCTTCCTATAAAAATCAAATCATTGTATTCACCTACCCTCTGATCGGCAATTATGGCATCAATGAGCATGACTTTGAAAGCAAAAAGCCCCATGTTGCAGCAGTAATTGTCTTTGAAGCTGCAAAAACAGCTTATCACTATGAAGCGCAGCATAGCTTCACTGAATATTTGGAGAAATGGGATATTCCCATGCTGGAGCATATAGATACGCGGGAGCTCGTAAAATCCATCCGCCAGAACGGGACGATGCCTGCCAAATTATCAAGTGAACGCGTTTGTGAATCCACCTGTGACAGTATGAATGGTCTTAAAGTGCAGGAGGTATCATCGAAGGCACCAGAAACGATTGGTTCTGGTGACACCCACATCGTATTAATTGATTATGGCTTTAAGAAATCCATCGCTGACCATCTGGTAAAACAAAATTGCCTCGTGACAATTGTTCCGTACAATTATACCTTTGAGCAAATTGCAGCCTTGAAGCCTGATGGTGTGCTTTTATCAAATGGACCAGGCGATCCGAAGGAATTATTCGGGCAGTTGCAAGAGATCAGGAAAGTAATCGAGCACTTTCCTGTATTGGGGATTTGTCTAGGGCATCAGCTGGCAGCGCTCGCACTTGGAGGCGATACTAAAAAAATGCTCTTTGGCCATCGAGGAGCAAACCAGCCTGTTTACGATATGAAAAGCAACCGGGTATTCATGTCCTCTCAAAATCACAGCTATGCAGTGGATCAAAATAGCATCGGGAGCACAGGATTGAAGATCCGTTTCTTCAATAAAAATGATCAGTCAATCGAAGGCCTCTACCATGAGCAATGGCCGCTGATGACAGTCCAGTTCCATCCGGAAGCAAGTCCGGGGCCTGAAGACAGTGTATTCATATTTGGAGAATTCATCAATACAGTCAAATACAGAAAGCGGAGAGAAGTCAGTTATGCCTAA
- a CDS encoding acetylornithine transaminase encodes MSHLFPTYQRWEIEPDKAEGTIIYGKDGQRYLDFTSGIGVCNLGHRPEAVELAVKKQLELFWHVSNLFPQSIQEAAAKKLAEETGLDCVFFANSGAEANEAAIKLARKATGRGKIITFMQSFHGRTFAGMAATGQEKIKQGFGRMLETFIHLPFNDLESLKAEIDKDTAAVMLEIIQGEGGIHVVTNEFIKEAASLCAENGVLLIIDEIQTGVGRTGKPFAFQHFGIEPDIITVAKGLGNGFPIGAAIGKAELAEFFGPGSHGSTFGGNPISTSAALAVMEAIFNAGFLEEASAKGELLFDLLHKSVGGLDIVKEIRGLGLMAGIELNVEAQPILAELRKSGLIALSAGEKVVRLLPPLNVTREEVEEAVSLMKSTLSNYKVTV; translated from the coding sequence ATGAGCCATTTATTCCCGACCTATCAACGATGGGAAATAGAGCCTGACAAAGCAGAAGGGACGATTATCTATGGAAAGGACGGTCAACGATACCTTGATTTTACTTCTGGTATTGGTGTCTGCAATTTGGGTCATCGCCCTGAGGCAGTTGAACTTGCTGTCAAGAAACAGCTGGAATTGTTCTGGCATGTATCCAATCTGTTTCCGCAAAGCATCCAGGAAGCAGCAGCGAAAAAGCTCGCAGAAGAAACTGGCCTAGATTGTGTATTTTTTGCCAATAGCGGTGCTGAAGCAAACGAAGCAGCTATTAAACTGGCAAGGAAAGCTACGGGCAGGGGGAAAATCATCACTTTCATGCAATCCTTTCACGGCAGGACCTTTGCAGGGATGGCTGCGACCGGCCAGGAAAAAATCAAGCAAGGGTTCGGAAGAATGCTTGAAACATTTATCCATCTGCCATTCAATGATCTGGAGTCACTAAAAGCTGAAATTGATAAGGATACAGCTGCGGTGATGCTTGAAATTATCCAGGGTGAAGGCGGCATCCATGTCGTTACCAACGAATTTATAAAAGAAGCAGCAAGTTTATGTGCTGAAAACGGAGTCCTGCTTATAATCGATGAAATTCAAACCGGGGTCGGCCGGACAGGGAAGCCATTTGCCTTTCAGCATTTTGGGATTGAACCCGATATCATCACCGTTGCCAAAGGTCTTGGCAATGGGTTTCCGATAGGAGCGGCAATTGGCAAAGCTGAATTAGCAGAGTTTTTTGGCCCAGGAAGCCACGGATCGACATTTGGCGGGAATCCAATCAGCACATCGGCAGCATTGGCCGTTATGGAAGCCATTTTTAACGCTGGATTCCTGGAAGAAGCATCTGCCAAGGGTGAACTATTATTTGACTTGCTTCACAAGAGCGTTGGTGGTTTGGATATTGTGAAAGAAATCCGTGGACTCGGATTGATGGCCGGAATTGAACTGAATGTTGAAGCCCAGCCAATTCTTGCTGAATTGAGGAAATCTGGATTGATTGCACTGTCTGCAGGAGAAAAGGTAGTCCGTCTGCTTCCGCCGCTGAATGTAACAAGGGAAGAGGTAGAAGAGGCTGTGTCATTGATGAAATCTACTCTAAGTAACTATAAGGTAACAGTATAA
- a CDS encoding YjzC family protein, whose protein sequence is MGQSHQFRAGQKAPNNGIYIEIGETGSNVNNPQKIKLKAGDRFPENSNHNRHWTYMPKFK, encoded by the coding sequence ATGGGTCAAAGTCATCAGTTTCGTGCCGGACAAAAGGCACCGAATAATGGTATTTACATTGAAATTGGCGAAACAGGCAGTAATGTCAACAATCCACAGAAAATCAAGCTTAAAGCTGGGGACCGTTTTCCGGAAAACTCCAACCATAACCGCCACTGGACTTACATGCCTAAGTTCAAATAG